GACGGGCCGACCAGGCGGGACAGCCGCTGCGTACCGCCGGCGCCCGGGATGATGCCGAGCAGGATCTCCGGCTGGCCGAGCTTGGCGTCGTCGGCGGCGATCCGGTAGTCGGCGCAGAGCGCGAGCTCGCAGCCGCCGCCGAGCGCATACCCGGTGATGGCGGCAACGGTCGGCTTCGGGATCGCGGCGACCGCGCTGAGTGAGGACTGCAGCGGACCGGAGCGCTTGGCCATGTCGGCGTACGACATGTCCGCCATCTCCTTGATGTCCGCGCCGGCCGCGAACACCCGCTCGCCGCCGTAGATCACCACGGCGCGTACGTCGTCGTTGCCGGTGGCCTCGACCGCAGCGACCCGGATCTCCTCCTGGACCTGGACGTTCAGCGCGTTCATCTTCGGCCGATCCAGCCGGATCGTGCCGACACCTTCACTCACGGTGAGGTTGACGAACTCGCCCATGGCGTCCACTCCTTACGGTTCCCGGGGACTACCGGTCGGTCACATCCCCGGGAACCGTACCTGACAGGAGCGGGTCCTTAAACATCCACCGCCTGGCCGGAGGCCGCCGAGCGGCGGGCCGCGTCGACGATCTTCAGCGTGCGGAGGCCGACCGCGCCGTCCGGCTGCGGTACGACGGCCGGCGCCTGGCCGGGCTGTGCCGGGCCGGAGGTGCGGACGGCGTCCAGGAACGTGTCGAGCAGCGACGCGTCCAGGTTGCCGCCGATCGCGAGGTAGACCTCGCCCGCGGCGTCCGTGCCGCCGACGTGCGCGACGAACGGCTCGATCTCCACCGACCCATTGGTACCGGTCACCTGCAGCGACACGCCGCCCCAGGTCGGACCGTTGTCCGGAACGCTCCACGAGCAGTCGATGGTTGCCAGCAGCCCGTTGTCGTAATTGATCGTCACCAGACCGCCCGTCTCCACCTCCACGCCCTTGTCCTGGTGCAGGATCCGGTTCGCGGCGGCGTACACGCGGGTGGCGGTCGCACCGCCGGTCAGGCCGTCGATCAGGTCCGCGCAGTGCACGGTGTGGTCGACCAGCGCTCCCCCACCCGCGAGTTTCGCGTCGGTGAACCACTGGCGGGCGGCGTACGGGATCTTCCCGTTGTTGGTGCCGAGAATCGCGAACACGTCACCGAGCCGGCCTGCCTCGACGTTCGCCCGCAGTTGCGCGTACGACGGCGCGAACCGGACCGGGTACGCGACCATCAGGATCGTCCCGGCCGCCTCGCACGCCGCGAGCATGGCCTCGCCGTCCGCGACCTCAGTTGCGAGAGGCTTCTCGCACAGGACATGCGCACCGACGGCGGCGGCGCGCTCGACCAGTTCGCGGTGGCCCGAGTTCTCGGACGTCACCACGACCGCGTCGGGTCCCCAGGCGAACAGTTCGTCGTACGAGTCGACGTACGGGATGCCGAACTGCGCGGAGAACTCGGCCCCGCGCGGGCCGGGGTCCGGCGCTCCGGCGCCATCGGGGTCGGCGGACAGGAGGTCGATGTCGGGCAGCGACGCGAGCAGGTGCGCGTACGAACCCGCGTGGGTGTGTGCGAACGAAGCGATCGCAACCTTCAACGTCATGCCACTGCTCCCGTCGAGACGAAGGTCTTCATGTCGATCGGCTGACCGGACTCCATCGAGGCGCGCGCCGCCTCGGCCAGGTACACCGCGGTCGCACCGTCCGACCCGAGCACGCGCGGCTCCGGTCCACCCCGCAGGGCGATCGCCAGCTCCCGCAGCTGCGTCAGGTACGGGCTCTCGCCGAGCGCCGACTCGGGGATCAGCAGGTCGCCGACGGCAGCGCCGTTCTGCAGCTCTTCCTTGTAGCCCGTGTCGCCGTCGGACTTGAACTTCAGTACGCCGCTCGCACCCGCGACCGAGAAGCCGGTCTGGAACGTCGTACCGGTCGCTCCCCAGGTCGCGCGGCAGTGGCTGATCGCACCGGACTCGTGCGTCAGCGTCACGTGCGCCGCCACGTTGACGGGGCTGACACCGTCGACGGTCGGCGGGTTCTGTACGGCGTACACCGTGGTGACCTCGCCGCACAGCCAGCGCGCCTGGTCGAGGTCGTGCACCATCAGATCCATGATCACGCCACCGGACCGGGCCACGTCGCGGTACCAGCCCGCACCGGCCGGCGACGACGCCTGGCGGTAGAACCGCGCCACCGCGACCTCACCGATCCGTCCGGCCTGAATCGCGTCGTACGCCGCCTTGTACGCCGGGAACCACCGCACCACATGCGCCGGGTACAACCGGACACCGGCCGCCGCGGCCGCGTCGATCACCTCGTGCGAGTCGGCCGCGGTGAGCGTCAGCGGCTTCTCGCAGATCACGTTCTTGCCCGCCTTGATCGCGGCGAGCGTGATCTCCTTGTGGGTCGCCGACGGCGTGACGATGTCCACGAACTCGACTCCGGCCAGCAGCTCGTCCAGCGACGGCACGACCTCCAGCCCGTACTGCTGTGCCAGTTCCTCTGCGCCTTCGAGTGAATAGACCAGGACCCGGGCGCCGACGGCCTTCCAGGACTCGGCGTGGATGCGCGAGATGTTGCCCGCGCCGATCAGACCGACGGTCAGACCGGCCAACTCTTCCGACATGTGTTCCCCTGGGGTGGGTAAAATTAGTAACGGTCCTTGCGTATCACTGCGCAGAGACGTTCGCAACTACCGTCTCACGAACACAACCACCTCACTATCGTGAACTCAGGCCGTACTGTGCAGAATGTCCCGGTGATGGAAGCGACCGCCGCCTCGAGCGCGCCCGGCCAGTCCCCCGCGACCGGTCCGCGTCAGGGAGCAGTGGTCCAGACCGATGGGACCACCTTCACGCTCTGGGCTCCGGCCGCGGAACGGGTCGAGCTCGCGCTGATCGCCGACGACGGCAGCCAGCGCAATCTGGACCTCACGCACACCGATGAGTTCTGGACCGGGTTCGTCCCGGGTGTCGGCGCCGGCCAGCGGTACGGGTACCGCGTGCACGGTCCTTTCGACCCGTCGCACGGCCTGCGCTTCAACCCGTCGAAGCTGCTGCTCGACCCGTACGCGCGGGCCGTGGACGGTTCGCTGGACTTCACCAGTCCGCTCGTCTACGACTCCTCCGACGGCGACTCGGCCGGGCATGTCCCGGTCGGCGTCGTGGTCGCCGACTCCGCGCCGCCGCCACCGATCAGCAAGCCGGTGCACTGGGGCGAGACGGTCATCTACGAGCTGCACACGAAGGGGTTCACGAAGCTGCATCCCGACGTACCCGAGCACCAGCGCGGCACGTACGCCGGTCTCGCGCATCCGTCGGTGATCAACTATCTGACCGAGCTCGGCGTGACGTCGGTCGAACTGTTGCCGATCCATCACTTCCTCACCGAGCCGGCGATCGCGGCCCGCGGCCTGCCGAACTACTGGGGCTACAACACACTGGGCTTCTTCGCGCCGCACGCGCCGTTCTCGTCGTCCGGTTCGCGCGGTGAGCAGGTGGCCGAGTTCAAGGCGATGGTCGCCGCGTTCCATGCCGCTGGCATCGAAGTGATCCTCGACGTGGTCTACAACCACACCGCCGAGGGCGGCTTCGACGGGCCGACGCTGAGCTTCCGCGGGATCGACAACCGCACGTACTACCGGCTGGCCCACGGGGCCGCGATGTACGACGTGACCGGCACCGGCAACTCGGTCGACACGTCGCACCCGCACGTCCGGCAACTGGTGATGGACTCACTGCGGTACTGGGTCGAGGAGATGGGCGTCGACGGGTTCCGGTTCGACCTCGCCGTCACGCTGGTGCGCAACGAGCGGCACGAGGTCGACATCCCCGACCACCCGTTCCTGGCCGAGGTCGCGGCCGACCCGGTGCTCGGCCGGGTGAAGCTGATCGCCGAGCCGTGGGACGTCGGGCCGTTCGGCTACCAGGTGGGCAACTTCGGGCCGCCGTGGTCGGAGTGGAACGGCAAGTTCCGCGACAGCGTCCGCGACGTCTGGCGCAACACCTCCGACGGCGTGAAGGACCTCGCCTACCGGCTCTCCGGATCCAGCGACCTGTACGGCGACGACGGGCGCTACCCGTACGCGTCGATCAACTTCTTGACCGCGCACGACGGGTTCACCCTGCGGGACCTGGTCAGCTACGACCACAAGCACAACGAGGCGAACCACGAGGACAACCGGGACGGGACCGACGACAACCGGTCCTGGAACTGCGGCGTCGAGGGCGAGACCGACGACGCCGGCGTCGTTGCCTTGCGCAAGCAGCAGATGGCGAACCTGATGTCCACGCTGATCCTGTCCACCGGCGTGCCGATGATCACCGCCGGGGACGAGTGCGGGCGGACGCAGGACGGCAACAACAACGCGTACTGCCAGGACAGCGAGATCTCCTGGTTCGACTGGTCGCTGCCGAGCACCTGGTCCGACCACCTCGACCTGACCAAGAAGCTACTGTCCCTCCGCGCTGCACACCCCGCACTGCGGCAGTGGCACTACTTCTCCGGACAGCCTGTCGTGTCCGGCGGCCGCAAGGACCTGTCGTGGATCGCCCCGCACGGCGGCGAGATGACCGACGCGGACTGGTTCGACGGGAACCTGCGGACGATCGGCATGTTCCTGCGCGGTGACGCCCTACGAGCCACCGACGCAGAGGGCAACGCCCTGACCGACAGCTCGTTCCTACTCGCCTTGAACGCGACATCGGAAACCCGACCGGTCGTCGTACCGGACGCATCATGGGCACCCGCCTACGAGGTAGTACTGGACACCAGCAACAGCATGGTCACCGAGGTAGAGGCCGGCGCAACAGTGCCCCTCGGCCCCCGCTGCCTGGTCCTGCTGCGCGCTCTCTGACTGCCCAGGCGCGGCAACTTCTGCGACCATCAGGCGTATGGCGTCCGCCGTCGGACGGATCATCACCGTCCGGACCGTGTTCCTGATCCTCGGGCTGGTGTTCGGGGTCTGCACACTCGTCCTCGCGCAGCAGGCCCCGGAGCACTCGTTCAGTGGCGGTTCGTGGCCAGGCCGAGTCGCCGAGCTGGCCGTCGGGTGGGCGCTTGCCGCCGCCGGGTTCGCCGCAGCCGGACGGCATCCGGCCGCATCCTTCGGACCGGCGCTCACGGCTGTGGGATTCGCCTGGTTCCTCCTCGAATGGAACAACCCGGGGGTGGGTTCGGCAATCGTGTTCACGGTCGGACTGGTCACCTACGCCGGCTGCGCGCCGTTGGTGGCTTACGCCGTCCTCTCGTACCGGGCGGTCCAGCTCTCCGCAGCAGATCGGTTGGCCGTGGCAACCTTGTTCGCCGGCGCGTTCATCGGCCTCGGTCTGGTTCCGGCCGTGCTGACCGATCCGGCCGCCGCGGGGTGCGCGACGTGCCCCGGCAATCTTCTGCTCGTGCACGCCGACGCATCGGCGGCCGGGACCGTGAGTCGCGTCGGCCTCGGGCTCACCGTCGCCGGAGTCCTGGCAGCCGCGGCGTTGACCGTTCGGCAACTGCTCCGCTCGTCGGTCGTACGGCGACGGACGATCGCGCCGGTTGTCATTCCAGGGATCGCTTACCTGACGCTGGTCGCGTGGTCGGGGATGCACTCGTGGGGACGGGGATACCTGAGCAACGATCCGGTGGATCGGGGTCTCTGGTTCGGGCAAGGCGCGGCACTCGTCGCGCTGGTCCTGGGCGTCGCGGCTCAAGGGGTGCGCGCGAGGCGAGCTCGTTCGGCCGTCGCGCGGCTCGTGGTGGAGGTCGCCGGATCGCCACCGCCAGGCGGCCTCCGCGACGCACTTGCCGATCTGCTCGGGGACTCATCGTTGAAGGTGCTGTACGAAGTGGCCGACGGCCGGCTGGTCGACGGCCGGGGGCGGCCGTCGGCGACAGCTGCCGGGCAGGCCGTCACCCGGTTGGTACGTCGCGGCGAGACGGTAGCGCTGGTCACACATCGCCCCGGGCTGCTGGACGATCCCCAACTGGCAGACGAGATCACGGGCGCTGCTCACCTCGCCCTGGAACATGAACGGCTGCAGGCCGAGACCGTTGCACAACTGGAGGATCTGCGGTCGTCGAGCGCGCGCCTCGTCGAGGCCGGTGACGCCGAACGGCGCCGGCTGGAACGCGACCTGCACGACGGCGCCCAGCAGCGACTGATCGCACTCGCACTGTCACTACGGCTGATGGCCCTGCGATCCGACAGTAGTTCCAAGCGACTCCACGAAGCGGAGGCACACGTGAAGGCGGCGCTGGACGACCTCCGCGAGATCGCGCACGGCCTCTATCCCAACGCACTCGCCGACGAAGGACTGGCAGCGGCTCTCGAGATGCTGGTGGAAGGACACCCGATCCGGATCGTTCTCGGTTCGCTGCCCGATGGCCGGTTCGATCCTCCGGTCGAGTCGGCGGCGTACTTCGTCGTCGCCGAAACGCTGAACCGCAGCTACCAGAGCCGGCTGGCGACCGTGCACGCCGCGCAGACGAACGGGCGCCTCGTGGTCGACATCGAGACGGACGGACAGCCGCCCCGTGATCTGACCGATCTCGAGGATCGCGTCGGTACGCTGTCCGGGCAGCTACTGGTGGAACGCCTGCGCACCGGCGGCACCCGGATCCATGCGGAGGTACCGTGCGCGTCGTAGTGGCTGATGACGAGGTCCTGCTGCGCGAAGGGCTGGCCCGCCTCCTCGGCGAGGTCGGCGTCGAGGTCGTGGCCACGGTCGGCGACGCACCCGCACTGTTGCGCCAGGTCGCACTGGACCGGCCCGATGTCGCCATCGTCGACATCAAGATGCCGCCGACGCACACCGACGAAGGTCTCGTCGCGGCCCTGACGATCCGCGAACAGCATCCGTCGATCGGCGTACTGGTGCTGTCTCACTACCTCGAGTCGCGGTACGCGATGCGGCTCTTCGAGCGGCAGCCGGAGCGCGTCGGCTACCTGCTCAAGGACCGGGTCTCCGACATCGCGGTGCTGGTGGACAGCCTGCATCGCATCGCCGAGGGCGAATGCGTGCTCGATCCGACGATCGTCTCCCGCCTGCTGGCGCGACGACGCGCACCTACTCCCCTCGACCAGCTGACCGCTCGGGAACGAGAGGTCCT
This Kribbella sp. NBC_00482 DNA region includes the following protein-coding sequences:
- a CDS encoding enoyl-CoA hydratase/isomerase family protein — its product is MGEFVNLTVSEGVGTIRLDRPKMNALNVQVQEEIRVAAVEATGNDDVRAVVIYGGERVFAAGADIKEMADMSYADMAKRSGPLQSSLSAVAAIPKPTVAAITGYALGGGCELALCADYRIAADDAKLGQPEILLGIIPGAGGTQRLSRLVGPSKAKDLIYTGRFVDAAESLQIGLVDKVVPAAEVYDAAVAWASQFSRGAAMALRAAKESIDSGLGVDLTTGLEIERQQFAALFATEDRAIGMKSFVENGPGKAEFKGI
- a CDS encoding Gfo/Idh/MocA family protein, whose translation is MTLKVAIASFAHTHAGSYAHLLASLPDIDLLSADPDGAGAPDPGPRGAEFSAQFGIPYVDSYDELFAWGPDAVVVTSENSGHRELVERAAAVGAHVLCEKPLATEVADGEAMLAACEAAGTILMVAYPVRFAPSYAQLRANVEAGRLGDVFAILGTNNGKIPYAARQWFTDAKLAGGGALVDHTVHCADLIDGLTGGATATRVYAAANRILHQDKGVEVETGGLVTINYDNGLLATIDCSWSVPDNGPTWGGVSLQVTGTNGSVEIEPFVAHVGGTDAAGEVYLAIGGNLDASLLDTFLDAVRTSGPAQPGQAPAVVPQPDGAVGLRTLKIVDAARRSAASGQAVDV
- a CDS encoding Gfo/Idh/MocA family protein; translation: MSEELAGLTVGLIGAGNISRIHAESWKAVGARVLVYSLEGAEELAQQYGLEVVPSLDELLAGVEFVDIVTPSATHKEITLAAIKAGKNVICEKPLTLTAADSHEVIDAAAAAGVRLYPAHVVRWFPAYKAAYDAIQAGRIGEVAVARFYRQASSPAGAGWYRDVARSGGVIMDLMVHDLDQARWLCGEVTTVYAVQNPPTVDGVSPVNVAAHVTLTHESGAISHCRATWGATGTTFQTGFSVAGASGVLKFKSDGDTGYKEELQNGAAVGDLLIPESALGESPYLTQLRELAIALRGGPEPRVLGSDGATAVYLAEAARASMESGQPIDMKTFVSTGAVA
- the glgX gene encoding glycogen debranching protein GlgX, whose protein sequence is MEATAASSAPGQSPATGPRQGAVVQTDGTTFTLWAPAAERVELALIADDGSQRNLDLTHTDEFWTGFVPGVGAGQRYGYRVHGPFDPSHGLRFNPSKLLLDPYARAVDGSLDFTSPLVYDSSDGDSAGHVPVGVVVADSAPPPPISKPVHWGETVIYELHTKGFTKLHPDVPEHQRGTYAGLAHPSVINYLTELGVTSVELLPIHHFLTEPAIAARGLPNYWGYNTLGFFAPHAPFSSSGSRGEQVAEFKAMVAAFHAAGIEVILDVVYNHTAEGGFDGPTLSFRGIDNRTYYRLAHGAAMYDVTGTGNSVDTSHPHVRQLVMDSLRYWVEEMGVDGFRFDLAVTLVRNERHEVDIPDHPFLAEVAADPVLGRVKLIAEPWDVGPFGYQVGNFGPPWSEWNGKFRDSVRDVWRNTSDGVKDLAYRLSGSSDLYGDDGRYPYASINFLTAHDGFTLRDLVSYDHKHNEANHEDNRDGTDDNRSWNCGVEGETDDAGVVALRKQQMANLMSTLILSTGVPMITAGDECGRTQDGNNNAYCQDSEISWFDWSLPSTWSDHLDLTKKLLSLRAAHPALRQWHYFSGQPVVSGGRKDLSWIAPHGGEMTDADWFDGNLRTIGMFLRGDALRATDAEGNALTDSSFLLALNATSETRPVVVPDASWAPAYEVVLDTSNSMVTEVEAGATVPLGPRCLVLLRAL
- a CDS encoding sensor histidine kinase, with translation MASAVGRIITVRTVFLILGLVFGVCTLVLAQQAPEHSFSGGSWPGRVAELAVGWALAAAGFAAAGRHPAASFGPALTAVGFAWFLLEWNNPGVGSAIVFTVGLVTYAGCAPLVAYAVLSYRAVQLSAADRLAVATLFAGAFIGLGLVPAVLTDPAAAGCATCPGNLLLVHADASAAGTVSRVGLGLTVAGVLAAAALTVRQLLRSSVVRRRTIAPVVIPGIAYLTLVAWSGMHSWGRGYLSNDPVDRGLWFGQGAALVALVLGVAAQGVRARRARSAVARLVVEVAGSPPPGGLRDALADLLGDSSLKVLYEVADGRLVDGRGRPSATAAGQAVTRLVRRGETVALVTHRPGLLDDPQLADEITGAAHLALEHERLQAETVAQLEDLRSSSARLVEAGDAERRRLERDLHDGAQQRLIALALSLRLMALRSDSSSKRLHEAEAHVKAALDDLREIAHGLYPNALADEGLAAALEMLVEGHPIRIVLGSLPDGRFDPPVESAAYFVVAETLNRSYQSRLATVHAAQTNGRLVVDIETDGQPPRDLTDLEDRVGTLSGQLLVERLRTGGTRIHAEVPCAS
- a CDS encoding response regulator transcription factor: MRVVVADDEVLLREGLARLLGEVGVEVVATVGDAPALLRQVALDRPDVAIVDIKMPPTHTDEGLVAALTIREQHPSIGVLVLSHYLESRYAMRLFERQPERVGYLLKDRVSDIAVLVDSLHRIAEGECVLDPTIVSRLLARRRAPTPLDQLTAREREVLALMGEGRSNQGISQLLQLSLKTVEAHISHIFVKLGLPTTAEDHRRVLAVLAALRTG